The genomic segment CAGTGTTATTTGCTGTGAATAACTGAAAATCTGTGGGTTGGAGTGCTCCTCTCACTAGTCTTTTTGGGATGACTGACATATCCGCTCCAGTAtctattaaatatgtaatgcCATCTTTTTTATCTGTTATAGCCAGACGTTTGCTTTTTGTTGATCCGCCGACGGCCGTCTGGATTCGTGGCGGCGATTTTAGTTTTCCAACGATTTTGTTTTGTCGTACGAACATGGGGGGGTGCACTTAAATGCTTTATCTCCGAACTTGTTATGGTAGTAACAATATTCCGATGACTTATTGCTGTCATTGTTACCTCGTTGTTTTGCGCGGCCTCGGCTTGGTGTGCGTCCACGGGATCCGCTACGTTGCCTGTCCCTTAGTGCGAGCTTCTTAACTTGTTGTTTCAATTCTACTATTTCTTTCAGTAGCTTGTCGGAATTATTTTGTCCTCCGCTGACTGCTTGAATTGTTGATGAAGATGGTCTAGCCATTTCTATTATCTTGTCCGCTTGTGCCGCTAATTTTGCTAAATCTTGAACTTCGCTGATCTCCAGTATCGTACGTACGTTTTCTGGGAGTTGTTCCATGAATATGGATTTCAAAATATCGTCTGTCACTTGACCTGCTGCCAAATTACGTAGTCGCTGGAGAAAGATCGAGGGTTTCTCGTCTCCTATCTCATGTGAACCTAAGAGTTTTCTGATATTTGTTGCACTAGTCTCGCCTAAGACCGTGCAGATGCGTTCCTTCAGCGTCGAATATTTGTCTTGA from the Solenopsis invicta isolate M01_SB unplaced genomic scaffold, UNIL_Sinv_3.0 scaffold_1000, whole genome shotgun sequence genome contains:
- the LOC113003955 gene encoding uncharacterized protein LOC113003955 gives rise to the protein MPIEHSPTRQKEEDTKTSNLSPIGEPANFNLGTMNTGGGGGPPDGNISAAQTVRLPPFWKDNPALWFAQVEAAFAIHRITGDDSKFRYVVLHVDQSVLPLVADLIANPPAQDKYSTLKERICTVLGETSATNIRKLLGSHEIGDEKPSIFLQRLRNLAAGQVTDDILKSIFMEQLPENVRTILEISEVQDLAKLAAQADKIIEMARPSSSTIQAVSGGQNNSDKLLKEIVELKQQVKKLALRDRQRSGSRGRTPSRGRAKQRGNNDSNKSSEYCYYHNKFGDKAFKCTPPCSYDKTKSLEN